A single genomic interval of Pyrus communis chromosome 5, drPyrComm1.1, whole genome shotgun sequence harbors:
- the LOC137733326 gene encoding DNA-directed RNA polymerase V subunit 1-like: MEEASTSNILDGEIVGIKFGLATHQEICTASISDCSISHASQLSNPFLGLPLEFGKCESCGTSEPGKCEGHFGYIELPVPIFHPNHVSELKRMLSLLCLKCLKMKKNKFPTKNAGLAERMLASCCEDAAQVSIGETKPTDSSCSLQLKRPSKSRTPPGFWNFLERYGFRYGDDHIRTLLPCEVLEMLKRIPQDTRKKLASKGYFPQDGYILRHIPVPPNCLSVPEISDGVSVMSADPSISMLRKVLKQIEVIRSSRSGIPNFESQIVEANELQAIVDQYLQVRGTGKASRDIDARLGVNRELNASSTKAWLEKMRTLFIRKGSGFSSRSVITGDAYKRVNEVGIPYEIAQRITFEEKVNDHNIRYLQQLVDKKLCLTYRDGSSTYSLREGSKGHTFLRPGQVVHRRILDGDLVFVNRPPTTHKHSLQALQVYVHDDHVVKINPLICGPLSADFDGDCIHLFYPQSLAAKAEVLELFSVEKQLLSSHSGKPNLQMATDSLLSLKMMFKNYFLDKSAAQQLAMFASSSLPRPALLKANAARSFWTALQILQTALPAHFDYCGEKYLVNKSEILKIDFSTSEVSAVMNDVATSVFFEKGGEDVLKFFDSLQPLLMENIFSEGFSVGLEDFYMSKTSIQDIQKNIQDTSDLLYHLRSTYNEFVEFQLESRIKNLKVPVSCFILESSAFGDLIDSKSDSAINKVVQQIGFLGLQLSDKGRFYSKTLVEDVASLYHNKYSFNMEYPSAEYGLVQSCFFHGLDPYEEIVHSIATREVIVRSSRGLTEPGTLFKNLMAILRDVVICYDGTVRNVCSNSVIQFEYGVNSGSRPPNLFPAGEPVGVLAATAMSNPAYKAVLDSTPSSNSSWELMKEILLCKVNFKNELIDRRVILYLSNCGCGRTFCRERAACLVKNQLKKVSLKDTAVEFMIEYSNQLSSLGSMVNEAGLVGHIHLNEELLRELNVGVDEIQQKCQETVNSFRRKRVGKKKFNIGYLFKNTVLFASEHCSFHHSCADKRSDSPCLMFFLQATEELETTSQYYADLICPVLLETIIKGDPRISSANIIWIDPDTTTWIRSPNKSQKGEWALDVVLEKSVVKQSGDAWRIVLDSCLPVLHLIDTRRSIPYAIKQIQELLGVSCAFDQAVQRLATAVTMVAKGVLKEHLILLANSMTCAGNFVGFNSSGYKALSRALNIQVPFTEATLFTPRKCFERAAEKCHMDSLSSIVASCSWGKHVAVGTGSRFDILWDTREGGLNQEGGLDVFNFLHMVSTANGEEATTGALGAEVDDLMVVDELADSCLSPELDSGLDRPIFEDIIEFEDKSETPPGKSSWENDSSVWGTNSTREDATSSWGKTPAREATTSTWGIDKAAEDTTPAWGTNTAREDATSAWGKTREHITSAGGADKTNENDTSSWGKTLAKEPAASSWGIAKAAEDTTPAWGTNTAREDAAKAGEPPTSAWGASKVSESDTPSWGKTPAKETSTSTWGIDKAAEDTTPVWGTSTAREDATPAWGKSREKTASAWGTDKESDNDTSSWGKNPARKSTTSTWGIDKAAEDTTSAWGTSTAREDATSAWGKSRENTASAWGTDKESENDRSSWGKTPARKPTNSTWGTEKAAEDTTPTSGTNTAREDATSTWGKTREHTTSTWGTDKASENDWSGRGAEKVAPIDLPLTTKDVDEKDNGWGAVSSGETETGNENAWEQNKSSEISTGSWGQKNPPETETQPASLSGWDSPSGDGNTGERHHQWGQNKKSRFEGSKSWVSSPGEWKNKNRPAKPPGMMNDNSSVVGLYTATRQRLDMFPSEEQDVLSNIEPIMRSIRRIMHQSGYNDGDPLSADDQSFIIDNVLNYHPDKAVKMGSGIGHLTVDRHGSFQDSRCFFVVTTDGHKEDFSYRKCLENYIKEKYADVAETFIGKYFTRRGGNRERNPTPSQYPIPQQTPSQTPIAEETVSQTPISEQTGNETQ; encoded by the exons ATGGAGGAGGCCTCGACCTCAAATATTTTAGATGGGGAAATCGTTGGAATCAAATTTGGTTTAGCAACTCATCAAGAAATT TGTACAGCATCTATTAGTGATTGCTCTATCAGCCATGCAAGTCAACTTTCCAACCCCTTCCTTGGCCTGCCCCTTGAGTTCGGAAAGTGTGAATCTTGTGGCACTTCTGAACCTGGGAAGTGTGAAG GTCATTTTGGGTATATTGAGTTACCAGTACCAATATTTCATCCTAATCATGTTAGCGAATTGAAGCGGATGCTGAGCTTATTGTGCTTGAAATgcttgaaaatgaaaaagaacaag TTTCCAACCAAGAACGCTGGCTTAGCAGAAAGAATGTTAGCTTCATGTTGTGAG GATGCTGCACAAGTGTCTATTGGAGAGACTAAACCAACAGATAGCTCTTGTTCCTTGCAATTGAAGCGACCTTCTAAGTCAAGAACACCACCTGGTTTTTGGAATTTCCTAGAACGATATGGTTTTCGTTATGGTGATGATCATATACGGACTTTGCTCCCTTGTGAG GTGCTGGAGATGCTAAAGCGAATCCCTCAAGACACCAGGAAGAAACTTGCTTCAAAAGGCTATTTTCCTCAAGATGGATACATCTTGCGTCATATACCTGTCCCTCCCAACTGTTTATCGGTACCTGAGATTTCAGATGGTGTTAGCGTTATGTCCGCG GATCCTTCGATTTCAATGCTTAGAAAAGTTCTAAAGCAAATTGAAGTCATCAGAAGTTCAAGGTCGGGCATACCTAATTTTGAATCCCAAATTGTAGAAGCCAATGAACTTCAAGCAATTGTAGATCAGTATCTTCAAGTTAGGGGTACTGGGAAGGCATCACGGGACATTGATGCGAGATTAGGGGTTAATAGGGAGCTTAATGCCTCTTCAACGAAAGCTTGGCTTGAAAAAATGAGGACACTGTTCATCAGAAAGGGTTCAGGCTTCTCTTCCCGCTCAGTGATTACGGGGGATGCATATAAAAGGGTGAATGAAGTTGGCATCCCTTATGAAATTGCTCAAAGAATCACCTTTGAGGAGAAGGTTAATGACCATAACATTAGGTACCTACAACAGCTAGTAGATAAGAAGTTATGCCTAACCTATAGGGATGGTTCATCAACTTACTCATTAAGGGAAGGTTCCAAAGGGCACACATTTTTGAGGCCTGGTCAAGTGGTGCATCGGAGGATTCTGGATGGGGACCTTGTATTCGTAAACAGGCCCCCAACTACACACAAACATTCGCTACAAGCACTACAAGTGTATGTGCATGATGACCATGTGGTGAAAATAAATCCTCTGATATGTGGGCCACTAAGTGCTGACTTTGATGGTGATTGCATCCATTTGTTCTATCCGCAATCGCTTGCTGCAAAGGCAGAAGTTTTGGAGCTTTTTTCAGTGGAGAAGCAGCTGCTTAGCTCTCATAGTGGAAAGCCAAATTTGCAAATGGCCACTGATTCACTGTTGTCATTGAAGATGatgtttaaaaactattttttggATAAATCAGCAGCTCAGCAACTGGCCATGTTTGCTTCATCTTCGTTGCCACGACCTGCATTATTGAAAGCAAATGCTGCTCGCTCATTTTGGACTGCTTTGCAGATATTACAGACTGCATTGCCTGCTCACTTTGATTACTGTGGGGAAAAGTACTTAGTCAATAAAAGTGAGATACTGAAAATTGATTTCAGTACAAGTGAAGTTTCGGCAGTGATGAATGATGTTGCTACCTCAGTTTTCTTCGAGAAAGGTGGCGAAGATGTCCTCAAATTCTTCGATTCTCTACAGCCCTTGCTGATGGAGAACATATTTTCAGAAGGGTTCAGCGTTGGCTTGGAAGATTTTTACATGTCAAAGACATCAATACAAGATATTCAGAAGAATATTCAGGATACTTCAGATTTGTTGTATCATCTGAGGTCAACCTACAATGAATTTGTAGAGTTTCAGTTAGAGAGTCGAATCAAAAACTTGAAAGTACCAGTTTCATGTTTTATCTTGGAGTCATCTGCATTTGGTGATTTAATCGACTCCAAGAGTGATTCAGCAATCAACAAGGTTGTACAACAAATTGGGTTCCTAGGCCTACAACTCTCTGATAAGGGAAGATTCTACTCAAAGACGTTGGTTGAGGATGTGGCCTCTCTCTATCACAACAAGTATTCTTTTAACATGGAGTATCCCTCTGCAGAATATGGACTAGTTCAAAGCTGTTTCTTCCATGGGTTAGATCCATACGAGGAGATAGTTCACTCCATTGCTACACGAGAGGTGATTGTTCGGTCCTCAAGAGGATTGACCGAACCTGGGAccttatttaaaaatttaatggcCATTCTTCGGGATGTGGTTATTTGCTATGATGGCACGGTCAGAAATGTATGTAGCAATTCAGTAATCCAATTTGAGTATGGAGTCAACTCTGGATCTAGGCCCCCGAATCTGTTCCCTGCTGGTGAACCTGTTGGCGTATTAGCTGCCACTGCAATGTCAAATCCTGCGTACAAGGCAGTTCTTGATTCTACCCCAAGCAGCAATTCTTCATGGGAGCTGATGAAG GAAATTTTGCTTTGCAAAGTCAATTTTAAGAACGAGCTCATTGATCGCCGTGTAATTTTGTACTTGAGTAACTGTGGTTGTGGTAGAACATTCTGCCGAGAACGTGCAGCATGTTTGGTTAAGAATCAGTTGAAGAAAGTCAGTCTTAAAGATACTGCAGTTGAATTCATGATTGA ATATAGCAATCAGCTTTCTAGTTTGGGAAGTATGGTAAATGAAGCAGGCCTAGTTGGTCATATTCATCTGAACGAG GAGCTGTTAAGGGAGTTAAATGTTGGTGTAGACGAGATTCAACAAAAATGCCAAGAAACTGTTAATTCATTTCGGAGGAAGAGAGTTGGGAAGAAAAAGTTCAACATTGGCTATCTTTTCAAAAATACAGTTTTGTTTGCCAG TGAGCATTGTTCTTTTCATCATTCCTGTGCAGACAAAAGATCTGACTCCCCATGCTTGATGTTCTTCCTTCAAGCTACTGAAGAGTTGGAGACCACTTCGCAATACTATGCTGACTTGATTTGCCCTGTGCTTTTAGAAACAATAATAAAAG GTGACCCTCGAATTTCGTCAGCAAATATAATATGGATTGATCCAGATACAACAACTTGGATTAGAAGCCCAAATAAATCTCAAAAGGGTGAATGGGCCTTGGATGTTGTTCTGGAGAAATCTGTTGTCAAGCAAAGTGGTGATGCATGGAGAATCGTTCTCGATTCTTGCCTCCCCGTGCTTCACCTAATTGACACCAGGCGTTCCATCCCATATGCCATCAAACAGATTCAAGAGCTGTTGGGAGTGTCTTGTGCTTTTGATCAAGCAGTTCAG CGCCTCGCAACAGCTGTTACAATGGTGGCGAAAGGTGTCCTGAAAGAGCATCTTATCCTCCTGGCAAATAGCATGACATGTGCTGGAAATTTTGTTGGCTTTAATTCTAGTGGATATAAAGCACTATCTCGCGCATTGAATATTCAAGTACCATTTACAGAAGCAACACTTTTT ACACCAAGAAAGTGCTTTGAGAGAGCAGCTGAAAAGTGCCACATGGATTCGTTGTCAAGCATAGTTGCATCATGTTCATGGGGTAAACATGTTGCTGTTGGTACTGGATCCAGGTTTGATATCCTGTGGGACACACGAGAG ggaGGATTGAATCAAGAGGGTGGGTTAGATGTTTTCAACTTTCTGCATATGGTGAGCACAGCAAATGGAGAAGAAGCAACTACGGGAGCACTGGGGGCAGAAGTTGATGATCTTATGGTGGTAGATGAATTAGCAGATTCGTGCTTGTCGCCAGAACTTGACTCTGGTCTAGATAGGCCCATCTTTGAAGATATTATTGAATTTGAGGACAAATCAGAAACTCCTCCTGGAAAGTCAAGTTGGGAAAATGATTCCTCTGTATGGGGGACAAATagtacaagagaagatgccacatcaTCTTGGGGGAAAACTCCAGCTAGAGAAGCTACCACATCTACATGGGGGATAGATAAGGCAGCAGAAGATACCACTCCTGCATGGGGGACAAATACTGCCAGGGAAGATGCGACATCTGCCTGGGGGAAAACTAGAGAGCATATCACTTCTGCAGGGGGCGCAGATAagacaaatgaaaatgatacatcatcGTGGGGTAAAACTCTAGCTAAAGAACCTGCCGCATCTTCTTGGGGGATAGCCAAGGCAGCAGAAGATACCACTCCAGCATGGGGGACAAATACTGCCAGAGAAGATGCCGCGAAAGCCGGAGAACCTCCCACTTCTGCCTGGGGGGCAAGTAAGGTAAGTGAAAGTGATACACCATCTTGGGGGAAAACTCCAGCTAAAGAAACTTCGACATCCACTTGGGGGATAGATAAGGCAGCAGAAGATACCACTCCTGTATGGGGGACAAGTACTGCCAGAGAAGATGCCACACCTGCCTGGGGGAAATCTAGAGAAAAGACTGCTTCTGCCTGGGGAACAGATAAGGAAAGTGATAATGATACATCATCTTGGGGGAAAAATCCAGCTAGAAAATCTACCACCTCTACTTGGGGGATAGATAAGGCAGCAGAAGATACCACTTCTGCATGGGGAACAAGTACTGCcagagaagatgccacatcaGCTTGGGGGAAATCTAGAGAAAATACTGCTTCTGCCTGGGGAACAGATAAGGAAAGTGAAAATGATAGATCATCTTGGGGGAAAACTCCAGCTAGAAAACCTACCAACTCTACTTGGGGGACAGAGAAGGCAGCAGAAGATACCACTCCTACATCGGGGACAAATACTGCcagagaagatgccacatctaCCTGGGGGAAAACTAGAGAACATACCACTTCTACCTGGGGGACagataaggcaagtgaaaatgattgGAGTGGTAGAGGGGCAGAGAAAGTCGCACCAATAGACCTCCCGCTGACAACAAAAGACGTAGATGAAAAGGACAATGGATGGGGTGCTGTTTCTTCTGGGGAAACAGAAACAGGGAATGAAAATGCTTGGGAACAGAATAAGTCTTCCGAAATTTCAACTGGTTCTTGGGGGCAGAAAAATCCTCCCGAGACAGAAACTCAACCTGCAAGCTTGTCTGGGTGGGATTCACCTAGTGGAGATGGTAATACTGGTGAAAGACATCACCAATGGGGACAAAACAAGAAAAGTCGTTTTGAAGGTTCAAAGAGTTGGGTTTCTAGTCCCGGGGAGTGGAAGAATAAGAACCGTCCTGCTAAACCACCTGGTATGATGAATGATAATTCCAGTGTGGTTGGACTATATACTGCAACAAGACAAAGATTGGATATGTTCCCTAGCGAGGAGCAAGATGTTCTTTCTAATATTGAACCTATTATGCGCTCTATCCGAAGAATAATGCATCAATCTGG GTACAATGATGGGGATCCACTGTCAGCTGATGACCAGTCATTTATAATTGATAATGTTCTCAATTACCACCCGGATAAAGCTGTTAAAATGGGTTCTGGAATTGGCCATCTCACA GTTGATAGGCACGGCAGTTTCCAGGACAGCAGATGCTTTTTTGTTGTGACAACAGATGGTCACAAGGAAGATTTTTCGTATAGAAAATGCCTGGAGAATTACATTAAGGAAAAGTATGCTGATGTTGCCGAAACATTCATAGGCAAGTATTTTACCAGGAGAGGAGGGAATCGGGAGCGAAACCCCACTCCAAGTCAATACCCCATTCCACAACAGACTCCAAGCCAAACTCCCATTGCAGAGGAAACTGTAAGTCAAACCCCCATTTCGGAGCAAACTGGGAACGAGACGCAGTAG